From Phaeocystidibacter marisrubri, the proteins below share one genomic window:
- a CDS encoding ABC transporter ATP-binding protein, with protein MDAHLEAISINKSYEGHHALTDLSLQIPKGSIFGLLGPNGAGKTSFIRIINQITAPDSGKLLLNGKPLTANDIGKIGYLPEERGLYKKMKVGEQAMYLCRLKGLSNSEAKAKLKHWFERFEITDWWDKKIEELSKGMAQKVQFIVTVLHQPELLIFDEPFTGFDPINTELIKSEIKRLNNEGATIIFSTHRMESVEEICDHIALINKSRKILEGPLKSVQDDYRTNTYRVAYVGDVNQVTSKIKESFTLVDDHSWHDHREATVKLPDGTKPNALLEALLPLATIDHFEEVIPSVNDIFIRNVQNRES; from the coding sequence ATGGACGCACATTTAGAAGCGATTTCCATCAACAAATCCTACGAAGGCCACCACGCCCTTACCGATCTAAGTCTTCAAATTCCGAAAGGAAGCATATTCGGGTTGCTGGGTCCTAATGGAGCTGGAAAAACGAGCTTTATTCGCATTATTAACCAGATCACTGCACCTGATTCTGGAAAACTACTACTCAACGGCAAACCTCTAACGGCCAACGACATTGGCAAAATTGGATACTTACCCGAAGAGCGCGGATTGTATAAGAAAATGAAGGTCGGAGAACAGGCCATGTATCTCTGTCGACTCAAAGGACTTTCCAACTCTGAAGCAAAAGCCAAGCTCAAGCATTGGTTTGAACGCTTTGAAATCACTGATTGGTGGGATAAGAAGATTGAAGAACTCAGTAAGGGTATGGCCCAAAAAGTTCAATTCATCGTCACCGTTCTTCACCAACCAGAACTCCTCATTTTCGACGAACCGTTTACCGGCTTCGACCCGATCAATACGGAATTGATCAAAAGTGAAATCAAGCGCCTCAACAACGAAGGTGCTACCATCATTTTCTCAACGCACCGAATGGAAAGTGTGGAGGAAATTTGTGATCACATCGCATTGATTAACAAATCGAGAAAAATCTTGGAAGGCCCTCTAAAATCGGTTCAAGACGACTATCGAACCAATACCTATCGCGTGGCTTATGTCGGAGATGTAAATCAGGTTACGTCAAAAATCAAAGAGTCGTTTACCCTGGTAGACGATCACTCTTGGCATGACCATAGAGAAGCCACGGTAAAACTGCCAGATGGCACAAAACCCAATGCCTTGCTGGAAGCCTTGCTTCCCCTTGCAACCATAGACCACTTTGAGGAAGTAATCCCAAGTGTGAATGACATCTTTATTCGCAACGTTCAAAACCGAGAATCATGA
- a CDS encoding DUF1972 domain-containing protein — MRIGIIGSRGIPNRYGGFEELAEQLSVRLVKMGHSVFVYNGHRHPYANKEFKGVRIIHKYDPEHRFGTVGQFIYDFNQIFDAHWRQFDVILQLGYTSSGIWQWMLPKSARIVTNMDGLEWKRSKYNKLTQKFLLRSERWAARHSHLMVGDNIAIEKYLHDKFGGQAVFIPYGADILKSPNPAVLEPYSIQPGEYNLLIARMEPENHIREILSGVKYAASQRITLVMGNLDTKYGQELIRDFKDARIRFLNAEYNKEIVDNLRHHCHLYFHGHSVGGTNPSLLEAMACGATIVAHDNPFNRSVTDENAYYFSNSDEVSHWIDTVEKDDKTLQMIKRNTNAIREKYNWKSIAEQYELVFSQVRI; from the coding sequence ATGAGAATTGGCATCATTGGGTCTCGCGGCATTCCCAATAGATATGGAGGATTTGAAGAATTAGCCGAGCAGCTTTCGGTTCGACTCGTCAAAATGGGACACTCTGTATTCGTATACAACGGTCACCGCCACCCCTATGCCAACAAAGAGTTCAAGGGAGTTCGAATTATCCATAAATACGACCCCGAGCACCGGTTTGGAACAGTTGGACAATTCATCTACGACTTCAACCAAATCTTTGATGCACACTGGAGACAATTCGATGTCATTCTACAATTAGGGTACACCTCCAGTGGGATATGGCAATGGATGTTGCCCAAAAGTGCTCGGATTGTAACCAACATGGACGGATTGGAATGGAAGCGCAGTAAGTACAACAAGCTCACGCAAAAATTCTTGTTGAGATCTGAGCGATGGGCCGCTCGCCATTCTCACCTCATGGTTGGCGACAATATCGCCATTGAGAAATACCTACACGATAAATTTGGCGGACAAGCAGTGTTCATCCCTTACGGAGCCGACATATTAAAGTCGCCTAACCCAGCGGTATTGGAACCCTACAGTATTCAACCGGGCGAATACAATCTTCTCATCGCTCGAATGGAGCCTGAAAACCACATTCGAGAAATTCTTTCGGGAGTTAAATATGCTGCATCTCAACGAATAACCCTCGTGATGGGCAATCTCGACACAAAATATGGTCAGGAGCTTATACGAGATTTTAAAGATGCTCGAATTCGCTTTCTCAATGCGGAATACAACAAGGAAATTGTAGATAACCTCAGGCATCATTGTCACCTCTATTTTCACGGTCACAGCGTAGGCGGAACAAATCCATCTCTACTAGAGGCCATGGCATGCGGTGCTACAATCGTTGCACACGACAATCCATTCAACCGATCTGTCACCGACGAAAACGCCTATTACTTCAGCAATTCCGATGAAGTATCCCATTGGATTGACACCGTTGAAAAAGACGATAAGACATTACAGATGATCAAGCGAAACACCAACGCGATTCGCGAAAAGTACAACTGGAAGTCGATAGCTGAACAGTACGAACTCGTCTTTAGCCAAGTTCGGATTTAA
- a CDS encoding glycosyltransferase family 4 protein yields MKIAFVTRSTLFIQPGGDTQQVEQSAAELSQLGVQVDVITNQRNVDLSEYDLVHFFNLGRPADLIRHRNWDAVPLFISTIWVEYNNSNRMETLKTLARGILGNDRIPPFSYLTAGQEKSMQQILQRADLLITTTEKEVMRLQQAFGDIAPTYVVPPGINRSYSEELPEEREERRGVLVVGRFEEIKNQKRAIEGLAQLHENITFVGDAASNNPSYLTECKKLATNNMSFRPHSSMEALKMLYRSHKVVLVPSTFETFGLTALEGLSQGCEVVLSTSAGAYELLKDYVHAINPLAPDDIARGVEEALQTPTSSSGRAYACQYTWKRAAETLHKLYETRLNA; encoded by the coding sequence ATGAAAATTGCCTTCGTTACTCGTTCTACGCTTTTCATTCAACCAGGAGGAGACACCCAACAGGTTGAGCAATCTGCAGCGGAGCTCTCACAACTGGGAGTTCAAGTGGATGTTATCACGAATCAGCGAAATGTGGACTTGAGCGAGTATGATTTGGTACACTTCTTCAACTTAGGTCGACCTGCAGATTTGATTCGCCACAGGAACTGGGATGCCGTTCCACTTTTCATCAGCACCATTTGGGTAGAATACAACAATTCAAACCGAATGGAAACGCTAAAAACCCTGGCAAGAGGAATCCTTGGCAACGATAGAATTCCGCCGTTTTCGTACTTGACAGCGGGACAGGAAAAGTCCATGCAGCAAATCCTCCAACGAGCTGACTTGCTCATCACTACCACAGAAAAGGAAGTCATGAGACTACAACAGGCTTTTGGCGATATAGCTCCAACCTACGTTGTTCCACCAGGAATCAATCGCAGCTACTCAGAAGAACTTCCCGAAGAACGTGAGGAGCGAAGAGGGGTGCTGGTAGTGGGGCGATTTGAAGAAATTAAAAATCAAAAAAGAGCCATCGAAGGATTGGCTCAACTCCACGAGAATATCACATTTGTAGGCGATGCGGCCAGCAATAATCCCAGCTATCTCACAGAGTGTAAAAAACTAGCTACCAACAACATGTCCTTTCGCCCTCACTCTTCCATGGAGGCTCTAAAAATGCTGTATCGATCACATAAAGTGGTCCTCGTTCCAAGTACATTTGAGACTTTTGGATTAACGGCTTTAGAGGGACTATCTCAAGGTTGTGAAGTAGTGCTTTCGACCTCGGCAGGAGCCTATGAATTGTTGAAAGACTATGTCCACGCCATCAACCCATTGGCTCCAGATGATATTGCTAGAGGTGTTGAAGAAGCGCTGCAAACACCTACATCTTCAAGTGGAAGAGCGTATGCATGCCAGTACACCTGGAAACGAGCAGCAGAAACACTTCACAAACTTTATGAAACGCGGTTGAACGCTTAA
- a CDS encoding ABC transporter permease — MNKTWLIIQREFSSRVKKRSFLIMTILGPILFGALMIAPALIASIPEGPKVLVVLDESALLTGSPGDDMHELRYLDPKQYDKDKALELLDSQEDLDALFYIPVSPSGDPDFWKRNASVYGKEDISLSLEEYCSEKLETAILEHKLLAENVNPEVVANARTKVKLKTFNLSESTETESVTEVKIVVGYAAGFMIYIFIFLYAAQIMRGVIEEKSNRIVEVLISSVKPFQLMVGKVVGIGFVGVLQFTIWVVLSMVIFQATTGMMMADQLDPEKIAAGEQVNETAQMIFNQITSLPISEILLGFLFYFIGGYMLYGALFAAVGAAVDSETDTQQFMTPLVIPLVLALIVSSSVIENPHSDLAFWFSMVPFTSPIVMMVRIPFDVPTWQLILSMVLLIGGFLGTTWIAGRIYRVGILMYGKKTSYKEIWKWIRYRPI; from the coding sequence ATGAATAAGACTTGGCTCATCATTCAACGTGAGTTCAGTTCTCGCGTAAAAAAACGTTCCTTCCTAATTATGACCATCTTGGGGCCTATTCTATTCGGCGCCCTGATGATTGCTCCAGCCCTCATCGCCTCTATCCCAGAAGGTCCAAAGGTGTTGGTGGTTCTAGATGAAAGTGCGCTTTTGACAGGAAGTCCTGGCGACGACATGCATGAACTTCGCTATCTAGATCCAAAGCAATATGACAAGGATAAAGCACTTGAACTCCTGGATTCACAGGAAGATTTAGATGCACTTTTCTACATCCCAGTGAGTCCTTCAGGAGATCCAGATTTTTGGAAGAGAAACGCATCGGTATATGGCAAAGAAGACATCTCTTTGAGTTTGGAAGAATACTGTAGTGAGAAACTAGAAACCGCCATTCTGGAACACAAACTCCTCGCAGAAAACGTCAACCCAGAGGTGGTAGCAAATGCAAGAACCAAGGTAAAACTAAAGACTTTCAACCTCTCGGAAAGCACAGAAACCGAGAGTGTAACTGAAGTAAAGATCGTTGTGGGTTATGCCGCTGGTTTCATGATCTACATCTTCATTTTCTTGTATGCTGCGCAGATTATGCGTGGAGTTATTGAGGAGAAGTCGAATCGCATCGTCGAAGTCTTGATTTCATCCGTAAAACCTTTCCAACTCATGGTTGGGAAAGTTGTAGGAATTGGCTTTGTAGGTGTACTACAATTCACCATTTGGGTGGTACTTTCCATGGTCATATTCCAAGCAACTACAGGGATGATGATGGCTGATCAACTCGATCCAGAAAAAATTGCCGCGGGCGAACAAGTGAATGAAACAGCACAGATGATATTCAACCAAATCACTTCGCTTCCGATTTCTGAAATCCTTCTGGGCTTCTTGTTCTACTTTATTGGAGGCTACATGCTTTACGGTGCTTTGTTTGCCGCTGTAGGCGCAGCGGTTGACAGTGAAACGGATACACAACAGTTCATGACCCCACTAGTGATTCCGTTGGTTCTAGCGCTAATTGTTAGCTCTAGCGTAATTGAAAACCCTCACTCCGACTTGGCCTTTTGGTTCTCCATGGTTCCATTTACTTCCCCTATTGTCATGATGGTTAGAATTCCTTTTGACGTTCCAACTTGGCAGTTGATCCTCAGCATGGTGTTGCTCATTGGCGGCTTCTTGGGAACCACATGGATTGCAGGAAGAATTTATCGAGTGGGAATCTTGATGTACGGCAAAAAGACTTCGTACAAGGAAATCTGGAAATGGATTCGCTATCGACCTATTTAA
- a CDS encoding MATE family efflux transporter, with product MIGSLGQILVGVIDSLMVGQIGAIPLAAISFANSLLAIPLVFGIGVAYGLTPLVANADGAGNKKKSTRLFKNGLIINIIIGVWMVGTLMSVRNMMDAFGQDPEVVVNAIPYFTVVALSFFPLQIFFTYKQFTEGLSDTKAAMRLSLIANGVNVFLNWVFIFGNLGFEPMGMVGAGWATLYSRIFMTITMVLWVHGKQKYHEYMQYWRATKIKWTDMKEILRIGVPSGFQYIFEVGAFASASVIIGTISANDQAAHQIAISLASISYMAASGFGAAATVRVSNQLGKKDYPTLKIASTTIFEMTVIFMTVTGIIYLAGRNFFPAFFNDDINVTSVAAQLLIVATVFQISDGVQVTALGALRGLGDVKFPTWVTFISYWIIALPVGYLLGVVLEYGAIGVWIGLAIGLGVSGFTLWYRFNQKVKHLLSSL from the coding sequence ATGATCGGATCTCTAGGTCAAATCCTCGTGGGGGTAATCGACAGCTTAATGGTTGGCCAAATTGGAGCCATCCCACTCGCTGCTATTTCCTTCGCGAATAGTCTACTGGCCATTCCACTCGTATTTGGAATTGGCGTAGCCTATGGACTCACCCCTCTTGTGGCAAATGCGGATGGAGCGGGGAATAAAAAGAAATCCACTCGTTTATTCAAGAACGGGTTGATCATCAACATCATCATCGGTGTATGGATGGTGGGCACACTCATGTCCGTGCGAAATATGATGGACGCTTTTGGGCAAGATCCAGAAGTGGTTGTCAATGCGATTCCTTATTTCACGGTCGTTGCACTCTCCTTCTTCCCTCTTCAAATTTTCTTTACATACAAGCAGTTTACAGAGGGATTAAGCGACACTAAAGCGGCCATGCGTTTGAGCTTGATTGCAAACGGCGTGAACGTATTTCTCAACTGGGTATTCATTTTTGGAAACCTCGGTTTTGAACCTATGGGGATGGTTGGAGCTGGATGGGCTACGCTCTACAGCCGAATCTTCATGACCATTACTATGGTTCTATGGGTTCATGGCAAACAGAAATACCATGAGTACATGCAGTACTGGAGAGCTACTAAAATCAAGTGGACCGACATGAAGGAAATCCTACGCATTGGTGTGCCTTCAGGATTTCAATACATCTTTGAAGTAGGTGCGTTTGCCTCTGCTTCTGTGATTATTGGAACGATCAGTGCAAATGATCAAGCAGCTCACCAGATTGCCATTTCCCTCGCTTCCATCAGCTACATGGCAGCTTCAGGCTTTGGTGCAGCAGCAACAGTTCGGGTGAGCAATCAGCTGGGCAAGAAAGATTATCCTACCCTCAAAATTGCCTCTACCACAATCTTTGAAATGACCGTCATTTTCATGACTGTTACCGGAATCATTTACCTCGCGGGTAGAAACTTCTTTCCTGCGTTCTTTAACGACGACATCAATGTAACCAGCGTTGCAGCACAATTGCTCATCGTTGCCACCGTGTTCCAAATCAGCGACGGTGTTCAGGTTACCGCCCTAGGTGCATTGCGCGGTTTGGGAGATGTGAAATTCCCAACTTGGGTAACTTTCATCTCGTATTGGATCATTGCATTGCCGGTTGGGTACCTGTTAGGTGTCGTTCTAGAATACGGTGCTATTGGGGTCTGGATTGGACTTGCAATTGGACTTGGAGTTTCTGGATTCACCCTTTGGTATCGATTTAATCAGAAAGTTAAACATCTTCTCTCAAGCCTTTAA
- a CDS encoding sigma-54-dependent transcriptional regulator, protein MANILIIEDEKAIRNVLRNIIAEENNSFSVDDAEHGKAGLDLMAEKSYDLVLCDIKMPGMDGIEVLDKIMSLYPDTAVVMISGHGDIETAVDCIKKGAYDFISKPPDLNRLLNTVRNALDRTQLATEVKVLKKKVSKKYEMIGDSGSLSEVKDMIEKVAPTEARVLIMGPNGSGKELVAHHLHEKSERSKAPMIEVNCAAIPSELIESELFGHKKGAFTSAVKDRKGKFELADGGTLFLDEIGDMSLSAQAKVLRALQESKITPVGGDKEIKVNVRVLAATNKDLQKEIADGKFREDLYHRLSVIVIRVPGLNDRKEDIPQLAEHFGEKISEEQGIAPKKINADAIKALQAFDWTGNIREFRNVMERLYILCGPEITGTDVEQYARK, encoded by the coding sequence ATGGCTAACATCCTCATAATTGAAGACGAAAAAGCAATACGCAATGTGTTGCGAAACATCATTGCAGAAGAGAATAACTCCTTTTCCGTAGATGATGCGGAACACGGAAAAGCAGGGCTAGATCTCATGGCTGAAAAGTCATACGACCTTGTTCTCTGTGATATTAAAATGCCCGGGATGGATGGCATTGAAGTTCTTGACAAGATCATGAGTCTCTATCCCGACACAGCGGTGGTAATGATTTCAGGGCACGGCGATATAGAAACAGCTGTGGACTGTATCAAAAAAGGGGCATACGACTTCATCTCGAAACCGCCTGATTTGAATCGACTGTTGAACACCGTTCGCAACGCGCTAGACCGTACACAACTTGCCACAGAGGTGAAAGTCCTCAAAAAGAAAGTGAGCAAAAAGTACGAGATGATTGGCGACTCAGGCTCTCTATCTGAGGTAAAAGATATGATAGAGAAAGTAGCACCTACCGAAGCCAGAGTACTCATCATGGGACCAAATGGTTCTGGTAAAGAACTCGTAGCACATCACCTCCACGAGAAGAGCGAGAGATCTAAAGCTCCAATGATTGAAGTGAACTGTGCAGCCATTCCTTCTGAATTGATTGAAAGCGAACTTTTTGGCCACAAGAAAGGCGCCTTCACTTCTGCGGTGAAAGACAGAAAAGGCAAGTTCGAATTGGCCGATGGAGGAACTCTATTTCTAGATGAAATCGGTGACATGAGCCTTAGTGCACAAGCAAAGGTTCTGCGAGCTCTTCAAGAAAGCAAGATTACTCCTGTGGGAGGCGACAAAGAAATCAAGGTAAATGTTCGCGTTCTTGCAGCCACCAATAAAGATCTACAAAAGGAAATAGCAGACGGAAAATTCAGAGAAGATCTCTACCATCGCTTGTCTGTCATTGTAATTCGCGTACCCGGACTAAACGACCGCAAAGAAGACATCCCTCAACTAGCGGAACATTTTGGAGAGAAAATCTCTGAAGAACAAGGTATTGCTCCCAAGAAGATCAATGCCGATGCTATCAAAGCCTTACAGGCGTTTGATTGGACTGGAAATATCCGCGAATTCCGAAATGTGATGGAAAGACTCTACATCCTTTGTGGACCGGAAATCACAGGTACTGACGTAGAACAATACGCCCGAAAGTAA
- a CDS encoding nuclear transport factor 2 family protein: MYAVALKSNQKQEEILNLLQTWLSGVKNGVTDKIVSCYSKNAALWGSITHRLRCDEQGIRNYFNEFISSEKHNLEVSFREIDIKEIAGLPVVSGVYVFTWLDDDGKKMAMPARYTFVLNNRNGKWKIEDHHSSLLPS; encoded by the coding sequence ATGTACGCAGTAGCCCTAAAATCAAATCAGAAGCAAGAGGAAATACTCAACCTCCTTCAAACTTGGTTGAGTGGAGTAAAGAATGGAGTAACCGATAAGATTGTATCGTGTTATTCTAAGAATGCCGCACTCTGGGGTTCGATCACGCATCGATTGCGCTGCGACGAACAGGGAATTCGGAATTACTTCAACGAATTTATCAGTTCTGAAAAACACAACCTCGAGGTTTCTTTCCGTGAAATTGACATCAAAGAAATCGCAGGCCTACCTGTAGTTTCAGGAGTTTATGTCTTCACTTGGTTAGACGACGACGGAAAGAAAATGGCCATGCCCGCTCGATACACGTTCGTCCTCAACAATAGAAACGGCAAGTGGAAGATTGAAGATCACCACTCTTCACTCCTCCCTTCTTAA
- a CDS encoding mechanosensitive ion channel family protein has product MREKLTSILEYQFFNAEIGERTYSFSVLEVVIILFIIGITRAAIWLIQRALDNRVQRKRIDPGKAYAITQILKYLLWTISIIYCLDYLGVKITVLLAGSTALFVGLGLGLQDAFKDFVSGFIILMERTVTVGDIVEVDGIIGKVLEVGLRTTLVQTRDDIYMIIPNQKLTNEHVINWSQSKKVTRFSIGVGVAYGSDTRLVEKLLLDAVNEHKMISKTPAPTVQFIDFGNSSLDFKIFFYSANLFRIEAVKSDVRYIIDQKFRENNITIPFPQRDLWVRDYPRTGSPLEPESKENNE; this is encoded by the coding sequence ATGAGAGAAAAACTCACATCTATTCTTGAGTATCAGTTCTTCAATGCGGAAATCGGAGAGCGCACGTACTCCTTTTCGGTACTTGAAGTGGTCATTATCCTCTTTATTATCGGGATTACGCGCGCTGCTATTTGGTTGATTCAACGAGCCCTTGATAACCGAGTTCAGCGAAAACGCATTGATCCGGGTAAGGCCTATGCGATTACTCAAATACTCAAATACCTGCTTTGGACAATATCCATCATTTACTGCTTGGATTATCTCGGTGTAAAGATCACCGTGCTCTTGGCCGGCTCCACGGCGCTATTTGTAGGATTGGGTCTGGGACTTCAAGATGCTTTTAAGGACTTTGTCTCCGGGTTCATCATTCTTATGGAGCGGACCGTTACCGTAGGTGACATTGTAGAGGTAGATGGAATTATTGGAAAAGTTCTGGAGGTGGGATTGAGAACCACGCTCGTTCAAACGAGGGACGATATCTACATGATAATTCCGAACCAAAAATTGACCAATGAGCATGTAATCAACTGGAGTCAGAGCAAGAAAGTCACCCGATTCAGCATTGGTGTGGGCGTAGCATATGGCTCAGACACCCGCCTTGTGGAAAAACTACTCCTCGATGCAGTAAATGAACACAAGATGATTTCTAAAACTCCTGCGCCCACGGTTCAATTTATCGACTTCGGCAATAGTTCTCTTGATTTCAAGATCTTCTTCTACAGTGCAAACCTCTTCAGAATTGAAGCCGTAAAAAGCGACGTTCGATACATCATCGATCAGAAATTCAGAGAGAATAACATCACGATTCCATTCCCTCAACGCGACCTTTGGGTGAGAGACTATCCAAGAACTGGAAGTCCCTTAGAGCCGGAATCTAAAGAAAATAACGAATGA
- a CDS encoding Ppx/GppA phosphatase family protein, with amino-acid sequence MRIAIIDLGTNTFNLLVRDTDEGTTLHNDKIPVKLGKGGITDGKIAPDAFDRGIEAMITHRSTAADLGVDQILAFATSAVRSAANGDEFVKAVFEATQIQVEVIGGLREAELIFKGVQQAVEIGDEPVLIMDIGGGSTEFVLGNKNEVFWANSYELGVTRLLDLFKPHNPILPQQAMQIREYIKSALEDLMEAYQKHPAKMLIGSSGSFDTLYDVLALRHGRAPLQSGQISGSFDEGELRILINDLIAADTKERLEMPGMLEMRAEMIHLAGIQIALVLDLLSIEKIRLSTYSMKEGVYAERTKK; translated from the coding sequence ATGAGAATTGCCATCATAGATTTAGGCACGAACACCTTCAATTTGTTGGTACGTGATACCGATGAAGGCACCACCTTGCACAACGACAAGATTCCCGTGAAACTCGGCAAAGGAGGAATTACAGATGGCAAAATCGCTCCAGATGCATTTGACCGTGGCATTGAAGCGATGATCACACATCGCTCTACCGCTGCAGATTTAGGGGTCGATCAAATACTAGCATTTGCCACCAGTGCGGTAAGAAGCGCAGCAAATGGTGACGAATTTGTGAAAGCCGTCTTTGAAGCCACTCAAATCCAAGTTGAAGTGATTGGTGGACTTCGCGAAGCTGAACTCATATTTAAAGGCGTTCAACAAGCAGTGGAGATTGGTGACGAACCGGTACTAATTATGGATATTGGCGGGGGGAGCACTGAGTTTGTTTTGGGAAATAAAAACGAAGTCTTCTGGGCGAATAGTTATGAATTGGGAGTAACCCGTCTCTTAGACCTATTCAAACCCCACAACCCCATACTACCGCAGCAAGCCATGCAAATTAGAGAGTACATTAAAAGTGCTCTTGAAGATTTGATGGAAGCCTATCAAAAACATCCTGCTAAAATGTTAATTGGATCAAGCGGATCCTTTGATACATTGTACGATGTACTCGCATTGCGCCATGGTAGAGCTCCTCTTCAAAGTGGCCAAATCAGCGGTAGCTTTGATGAAGGTGAACTCCGAATCTTGATCAATGATTTGATTGCGGCAGACACCAAAGAGCGTTTAGAGATGCCGGGAATGTTAGAAATGCGAGCAGAAATGATTCACCTCGCTGGCATTCAAATCGCTTTGGTACTCGATTTGCTAAGCATAGAAAAAATCAGACTGTCTACCTACTCCATGAAGGAAGGGGTATATGCAGAAAGAACAAAAAAATAA
- a CDS encoding porin family protein produces MKKALLTAGLALFGLSASAQWNEGSIMATGNLGFSTGGTAEDDGTSSTDIFSNSAFNIGITGGYFIQDNLAVGIGLGYANTSVTVEPIETETTTSMLTYGLFGRYYVPYNDKFSMYGQLSIGFGSGGQTITDNINDATAETDMSALNAGLGVGLTYFVNDMFFLDASYGFLGYSSSTTTEDPGGNNELKTTTSNFGLDLDLSSIAFGVGVLF; encoded by the coding sequence ATGAAAAAGGCATTACTAACAGCCGGACTCGCATTGTTTGGCCTAAGCGCCTCCGCTCAATGGAACGAAGGATCAATTATGGCCACTGGAAATTTAGGTTTTAGTACAGGTGGAACTGCAGAAGATGATGGCACCAGCTCTACCGATATTTTCTCGAACAGTGCATTCAATATTGGAATCACTGGTGGCTATTTCATCCAAGACAACCTAGCGGTTGGTATTGGTTTAGGCTATGCTAATACTTCTGTTACGGTCGAGCCTATAGAAACAGAAACTACCACGAGCATGCTAACCTACGGATTGTTCGGTCGATACTATGTTCCTTACAACGACAAGTTCTCTATGTACGGTCAACTTTCCATCGGCTTCGGTTCTGGAGGACAAACAATAACCGACAACATTAACGACGCCACAGCAGAGACAGACATGAGTGCTCTTAATGCTGGATTAGGCGTTGGCCTCACTTACTTTGTCAACGATATGTTCTTCCTTGATGCGAGTTACGGATTCTTAGGATACTCCTCTTCAACAACAACAGAAGATCCAGGTGGAAACAATGAGTTAAAGACAACCACATCAAATTTCGGTTTGGATCTCGACCTATCATCGATTGCCTTCGGTGTAGGTGTACTCTTCTAA
- a CDS encoding 2OG-Fe(II) oxygenase: MSALSLFDRIADGLADTGYFSIPNFVSRDEALAIRDIAIRHKEEGEFRRAGIGKQIEYQLEKDIRGDEILWIDNEDTAPSIKSYLQRMEELQNFLNYTCFLGLKEYEIHFAVYPKGTRYARHSDRFKNNPHRVISFVLYLNPDWEEEDGGQLAIYLEGKDPVFILPEAGKLVCFRSEIEHEVLECNRARYSLTGWLLDQPVGLTFL; this comes from the coding sequence ATGTCAGCATTATCGTTGTTTGACCGTATCGCTGATGGATTAGCAGATACAGGTTACTTCTCGATTCCCAATTTTGTGTCTCGGGATGAAGCGTTAGCTATTCGCGACATAGCCATTCGACACAAAGAAGAAGGCGAATTTCGAAGAGCAGGTATTGGGAAGCAGATTGAATATCAACTCGAAAAAGACATTCGAGGGGATGAGATTTTGTGGATTGATAATGAGGATACAGCTCCCAGTATTAAGTCCTATCTCCAGCGCATGGAGGAACTTCAGAATTTTCTAAATTATACGTGTTTTCTTGGCCTGAAGGAATACGAGATCCATTTTGCGGTCTATCCAAAAGGTACTAGATATGCTCGTCATTCGGATCGATTTAAGAACAATCCCCATCGAGTGATCAGCTTTGTTCTCTACTTAAATCCCGATTGGGAGGAGGAAGATGGTGGACAGTTGGCTATTTATTTGGAAGGTAAAGATCCCGTCTTCATTCTTCCAGAAGCAGGGAAGTTGGTGTGTTTCAGATCCGAAATTGAACACGAGGTTCTGGAGTGCAATCGCGCGCGATACAGCCTAACGGGATGGTTGTTGGATCAACCTGTCGGCTTAACCTTCTTGTGA